CCGCCTTTTGGAGGGCGAGCGTATTGGCCATCGAAAAATGGCCAACCGTCCGGAGATAGACCGGATTGTTCGGAGCAACGCTGTCGATCTCCTGACGAGTGAGGTAGCGCTTTTCCGCGAGTTGAGACGGCGGATGCCATGCGCTGCCGATAATCCATTCGCCGGGCTTCTTGGTTGCAGCGAACGACTTGAGCGCGTCCAAAGCATCCGCGACGGATTTTGCCCTGCTCATGTTGACGACGTATTCGGCGAGACCCGCAGCCTTAAAGTGAGCGTGCGTGTCGATCATTCCCGGAACGACCGTTTTGCCTGCGAGATCGATGACCTGCGTTTGCGGACCTTCGAAAAGCTTGATCGCCGCATTGCTACCGACCGCGAGAATCTTGCCGTCCCTAACTGCCAACGCCTCGGCAACCGTGGAGCCGAGGTCCATCGTCAGAATTTTTCCCTTGATCAAGACCAACTCGGCCGGACTAACGCCCATCTGCTCCGCAGCGGCGTGCGTTATGCCGGCGACACACATGCCGACCCCAAGGACCACCAACGCTTTCAGCTTCCCGAACATGGAATTTGACTCGCTCGTTATTTTGTTCAATAGACGAACATTAGTTCGATATTCGCAGAATGCATCTAATTTTATTCCGGTGCAAGTGCTATGTTAGTTCCAAGCGGCCTGTTTAAGCTCCAGAAAAGGATCGATTAGACCAAGCTCTTGGATTTAGTTAAGAAATTCTTCTTGATTTGTTCGTTCCACGAACTTATGTTCGTCCATCGAACCGACGGAGAGTTGCAATGTCGAGAGTGAAGTACGTCCAGCAGGACGGCGCGGAGTGCGTGCTCGAGATCGGATCCGGGGTAAGCGTCATGCTCGCCGCGGTCCGCAACGGCGTATCCGGAATTGAGGGCGAGTGTGGCGGATGTCTCGATTGCGCGACATGCCACGTCTACGTCGACGAAGCGCAGATGGGCGCGCTCCCTTCGCCGAACGACGACGAACTCGAACTCCTCGGCACTGTCGCGGCACCAAGAAAGCCCAACAGCAGATTGAGCTGTCAGCTCAAACCGCCCTTCCCGACCGATACGCTGACTATCTACGTTCCGGAGGCACAATCATGAACGGTCTCGTCGTCATCGGCGCATCGTACGCCGGCGTCCAAGGTGCCCTTTCCGCACGTGACTCGGGGTATTCCGAACCGATCACTATCGTGGCGGACGAAGAGTGGATGCCTTATCAGCGGCCTCCCCTGTCCAAGGATTTCCTCGTCGATCTCGCGACGGAAGATAGTCTCGTCCTTCGCGACAAGGCTTTTTTCGCGAACAAAGGCATCGAACTCGTGCTCGGCGCCCGCGCAACGGACATCGACAGAAGTTCGCGGAAGGTCGTGCTCGGCGACCATTCCGAGCTCGTGTTCGACAAGCTACTCATTGGGACAGGATCCCACGCGAGGAAGCTTCCTGTTCCGGGAGCCGACCTGGACGGTGTCCGCTACCTCCGGACGATGCAGGACGCGATCGATCTCAAGGCTGCGCTGCGGGACGCTACCGAAATCGTCGTTGTCGGCGGCGGCTTCATCGGTCTCGAAGTGGCTGCCTCGGCCAGCAAACTCGGCAAGAAGGTCACCGTGCTGGAAAGCGCGGGTCGTCTCTTGGAGCGGGCGGTATCACCGACCATCTCTGAATTCCTGCTCGACATGCACTTGCAACACGGTGTGGACGTGCAGCTCGGCGAGACCGTCGTCTCGATGGATGGACAAAGCGGTCGGGTCACGTCGGTAAATTGCAAGAACAGAGCGAGCATCCGAGCGGACCTCGTTCTGGTCGGCGTCGGCGGGCTTCCGAACGATCAGATCGCCAAGAGCGCCGGTCTGAACTGCCTCAACGGGGTCGTGGTCGATGACCACGGCCGCACCAGCGACCCTAACATATTCGCCGCAGGGGATTGCGCCACGCACTTCAATACCTTCGCCTCCGATTGGCTGCGCCTCGAATCGGTGCAGAACGCCCAAGATCAAGCAAAGGCCGCCGGCCTGGCGATCGCCGGAAGCACCGGCCCTTATGCGAGTGTTCCGCGGTTCTGGTCCGACCAATACGACGCGAAGCTGCAGATCGTCGGGTTATCTCGCAACTTCGACGACCAGGCCATACGGGGTTCGATCGACGACGGAAAATTCTCGGTTTTTTACTATAGGAAAAGCAAACTCGTCGCAGTTGACAGCATCAACCGGGCCGGGGACCAGATGGCGGCCCGGCGGCTTATTGCCGGGGGAATATCCCCGGCCCCGGATCAGATCAGGGATCCGTCCTTCGATCTTAAATCCCTGCTCAAATCGGCCGCCGGCGTTGGTGTATAGTCTGGAGATTCGGGGTCTTTTCTGCCAAGCAGGGCAAACAACGAGGAACGGACGGCTCACGCGAAATGCCTAAACTCAAGCGGACGGCTGAAGAAACGGAAGCCAGACGGGAGGGACCCGAGTTCATCGAAAGCCTCGATCGAGGTCTTCGCGTCCTGCAATCCTTCGGGATTGACCGCCGGCCGATGACCCTCAGCGACATCGCAAAGATCGCGAACCTGCCGCGCGCCACGGCCCGCAGGATCCTCATGACGCTCCAGAAGTCGGGCTTCGTGAGTGGCGACGAAAGGCTGTTTTCGCTGACGCCGCACGTATTGACCCTGGCGTCGGCCTACCTGGCTTCCAATCAGATCAGCACGGTCATGCAACCGCTCATGGACGACGTCTCCAGCAAGGCCAAGGAAGTCTGTTCCCTGGCACTGCTCGACGGGAACGAGGTCGTCTTCGTTGCACGGGCCAGCCCCGCTCGGGTGTTCCCCTCCGGAATAGACATCGGCTATCGTCTTCCGGCATTCTGCACTTCTGTCGGGCGTGTCCTGCTCGGCCGCCTCTCCAACGAAGACCTGGCTGCAGCGATCGACGCTATCCCCGTGAAATCGGAGACACCGGAGACGATCGTGGACAAGCACCTCATCGTCGCGACCATCATCACCGATCGAAGCAAGGGCTATTCGCTTGTGGACCAGGAGGCCGAGGCCGGTTTTCGGTCAGTCTCCGTTCCGATCCACCGATATGATGGAACGATCATCGCGGCTGCCAATATCGGAGCGCACATCGATCGCATCACCACCGGCGAGATGATTGACCGCTTTGTTCCGCTGCTGCGCGATATGTCGGCGACCGCAAAGCCCCTATTGGTCTAAGCGTCCGCGCTTTCCGGCGCTACGAGGCACGCCGCCTTGCGGCGCTCTTCTTCAACTCATTCGGAAGCTTGAGGGTTTGGACGCTCAGTAGCTTTCGCAAGGAACGGTCCAGGCCGTCTATCTCCTGGTCGGTCAAGCCGCTCGCGATCTTCACGTGCTCCACGACGCGGGCTATTTCGGCGATACCTCGATCCGCCACGGCTAATCCCTTGGCCGTCAACCGCACCAGTTCCGACCGGCCGTCGTCGTTGGCCGAAACCCTGAGGATAAATCCGCCGTCCTGCAGCCGCCCCACGCGCTTTGTCATCGCGCCGGACGTTACAAGCAATGCACGGAAGAGATCTGTCGGGCGCAGTTCGTAAGGCTTCCCGGAACGCCTTAGCGCAAGCAGGACATGGAGTTCGCCGGTTTGCAGCCCGATTGTCTTCGAGATCGCGTGAACCCTGGCCTCGTGCAAGTGATTGGCGCGCTCCATCCGTAGCAGCGTGCAAGCTACCGCCAGATTGAGATCAGGCCGTTCGACCAGCCACGCGGATTCGATGTCGTCGAACATCATTTCCTTTCGATGTGTTCGCGAAGCAGCGGCAGTCGACTTATTTCGACCTGCACTTTCCCTTTTCATCCGATTCTTTCCCATCCGTCGTCGCAGAGCGGAGAACCGATTCTGCGGCATCGCTTACGACAGGGTCTAGCATTCCCGCGTTGGAATGTCCGCCCGGAAGTTGGGGCGAAACGGGCCCGCTCCTTGAATCGTTTGAAACTGCGACGAAATGTGCAGACCAGCACAGCTGGCTGCGCCTTGACAATTTAACTTCCTAGGAAGATTGTTCCTAGGAAGATTATTGCTCACTTCGAGGTTCTGGTGCTGACAATGAAGATTTCAAGACGACAACTCGCGCTCGTAGTGGCCTTTTCCGCCATGTTATCGACCGCGCACGCAGCCGACGGCGAAATAGTGTTGGGGCAAACCATGCCCTACAGCGGTCCGGCATCCGCATTGAGCGCGATCGGAAAGGTCCAGACCCGCTATTTCCAGATGATCAACGAGCGCGGGGGCATCAACGGGCGAAAGATCAAACTGATCTCCCTGGATGATGCCTACAGCCCGCCGAAGGCCGTCGAGCAGACCCGCAAGCTGGTCGAGAGTGAAGAAGCCATCGCCATCTTCGGCAGTATGGGAACGGCGCAGAACTCCGCGGTGCAGAAGTATCTCAACGCCAAGAAGGTACCTCAACTCTTCGTATTTGCAGCAAGCGACCGCTTCGCGGACCCTAAAACCAGCCCATACAGCATATCGGGGATGACGTTGTTCAGCACCGAAGCAACGATATACGCGGACCTAGTCGCCGACACCATTCCACACGCAAAAGTCGCGGTCCTTTACCAGAATGACGATTACGGCAGGGAGTACCTGCGAGGGTTCAAGACTCAGCTCGCCAAACGGGATCCCGCCGCGGAGATCGTAGCGGCGACCGCTTACGAAGTGACGTCCCCGACAGTCGAGTCCCAGGTCATCGCGCTGGCGGCCACCAACGCGAGCGTGTTCCTCAACGCATCGACCGGAAAGTTCACATCACAAGCAATCAGGAAGGCAGGCGAGATCGGTTGGCGTGCGCAACAGTTTCTTCCGATCGGAAGCAATTTTATTTCAACAATCCTACGGCCCGGAGGCCTCGAATACGCAAAAGGCGCGATCTCGGCCACGCCGACGAAGTCGGTCGGCGATCCGGAGTGGGCGAACGACCCGGCCTACCTCGAATGGCTCGCCTTTATGAAGAAGTACTACCCGGATGGGGACCTGGAGGATCAGCTGAACTTCACGGGTTGGAACATCGCGGTGCTCATGACGAAAGTGATCGAAGCATGCGGATCTGACGTGTCGTCCGCAAATCTCATGAAGCAGGCGACTTCACTGAACAAGGTCGAGCTTCCCGGATTGATCCCGGGCGTCACTGTCAACACCAGTGCCGACGACTATCGCCTGATCAAGACGCTCCGGGCACAGCGCTTCGACGGAAGCCACTGGACGCCCCTCGCGGAAAAATTGTCGGTCCAGTAAAGCCGGGGCCCGCGTCGCGATCGCAAATCAGGCCCCCCCGCAGCGCGGCCATTTTAGTGAGAGGTGCCTGGTCGAGAATCCAATCAGGCCGCGTCCGCAGTATCGAGATCGACGAATACTTCGCCGTCCCGCACTTCGACCGTGTAAGTCCGCACGTCCCTGTATGTCGTGGTCTGGCACCTACCCGACCTTACGTCGAACATCGCACCGTGTAAGGGACATTCAATGACGTACTCTTCGAGAAAGCCGCTCGATAATAGCGCGTAGGCGTGAGGACAGACGTCGTCTGTAGCGAACACCTCTCCATTCACCATATACAAGGCGACGCGCAGGTCCCCTAACTTTACCCCGACCGGTTCTCCATCCGAGAGCTTCGAGACGGGACACAAGGCTTGCCAAGCCGACATCTTGATATCCTCCTGATCAGTGAGAAAGCGCGCGGCGGCGCTGGCCGCCGCGCCGGTTATCGATCGCGCCTATGGCGCGATCTGTCTCCAGTCTTCGGAGGCTGTCGCCAGCCGGCCGCCGACGGCGCGGATGTCCCGATACGACATGGTCTCGCATTGCGCGCTCTTCGGGGTCTTTCCGGCCATGAACGCCTTGACCTCTTCGAGTAGCTGCCGGCGTACGCGAACGATCGCCTGATCGGCCGAGCACAGATACTCCGCTGACCTGTCGACGATCGGTCCCATGCTGACCATGACGACAAAATCCTCGATGACGATCTCGAAGAAACCGGTGTTGTTGCCGGCGTCCATGATCTGACGGTTCTGTCCCCAATTGGTGCTCTTGTCGCCGGGCAGACCCCCGGCCATAGGCCATTGGTTGGCCCGCTGCGTTCGACGCCAGGAGTCGACCGGTTTCACGGGGTTGTAGTAGATGTACCACTGGATGAGGTTCTCATCGTCGATCGGAACGGCGATGATGGCGGTGCGATCCTGGTTCGGTCCGGTAAAGATCGGAGCGATCAGCCCGTAGTACGGCATCACAAATTCGGTGACGCGCGCGACACAAGATCCGTCCGGCGCCGAGCGGAGCGCGGCGGCCCGGAAACCGTAGGACTTTCTGTCGAACTCGTAGCTGACCGCCGTGTTTTCGCGGGTTGCGGCGAAGTCGGTCGCGGAGTTTGTCGTCCAACTCGCATGCAAAAGCGCAACATGCGAAGAATCGATCGTCGCCTCGACCCCCTGGAGCCAGTTTGCGTTCAATTCGATACCGGCGGCGTAGACCTGGTCGGGCGGGAGATCCATCCATTCGAAATCGCAGCACGGCGGAGCCTCGCCCTCGCCCAGCCAAACCCACACAAGGCCGGCGCCCTCGCGGACCGGATACGCCTTCACCTTCACTGTCTTGGCGAACTCCTTCGGACTGTTCGGCTCGTTCGGTACATCGAGCACCTCGCCCCCGGAGCTGATCTTCCATCCGTGGAACAGGCAGCGCAGTGAGCAGTCCTCGACGCGTGCCAAGGCAAGCGAGGCCCCCCGATGAGGGCATGCTTCGTCAAGGAATCCGACCTTGCCGTCGGCGCCTCTGAATGCGACGAAGTTCTGACCGAAGAGCTTCACCCGTACGGGTGCCTCGCCTTTCTTGACACGGACCGAAAGGACGGCCGGCAGCCAGTAATGCTGCCGCAGCATCTTTCCCATCGGAGCGTCGCCGGTAACACGACACAACAATTCGTTTTCTTCCCTGGTGACCATTGGAACCTTCCTTTGATTGAGTTGACGCGAGAGGAAGCATGAGTCATATTATCTTCCTAGGAAGATTGTTGTCAATGCGTCGTTCGATCGGCGCCGGGGTTTCGAAATTCGACCAAGCCAAAGGAGCGCGTCGCTCCTAGGGAGGAACGATCTATGTCGACCAAACGTCTGGAAGGCTGCATTGCAGTGGTTACCGGTGGCAGCCGCGGTGTCGGCAAGGGGGTGGCCTTGGGGCTTGCGGAAGCGGGCGCGACGATTTTCGTGACCGCACGAACCCGCAAGAGCGGAACAGCCGATTGGCCCGGCTCGTTGGACGAGACGATCGCCGAAATAGCGCAGGCCGGCGGCACTGGCATCGGACTCGAGTGCGATCACTCCGACGACAAGGCCGTGAAGGAAGTGTTCCTCCGCATCCAGCGGGACTGCGGCGGTCTCGATTTGCTCGTGAACAACGTGTTCGCCGCACCAAACGTGATGCCGGTGAACGTGCCGTTCTGGGAAGTGCCGGTCTCAGTCTGGGATCTGATGCACGACGTGGGCTTACGCTCCCATTTCGTTGCCAGCCAATTAAGCGTTCCGTTGATGCTTGGTCGCGGGAATGGGCTCATCGTGAACACATCGTCAGGCGGAGGGATCCGGTACACCTTCAACGTACCGTTCGGCGTTCAAAAGTCGGGCGTGGACAGGATGGCACGCGACATGGCGCACGAATTGAAGCCTTACGGCATCGCCGCGGTATCGATCTGGCCTGGATACATAAAAAGCGAGAAGCTCGCCGCCCAACCGGATCGCGTTCCGCCGGCGCTCGCCAAGCTCATCGCAGAGAGAGGCGAAACACCGATCTTCGTCGGACGTGCGGTCGCGGCCTTAGCCAGCGATTCTCTCGTCATGAACAAGACTGGGCAGATCCTGCTTGCTTCCGAATTGGCCGCGGAATACGGGTTCACCGACATCGACGGGCGCGTGCCACCAGCTCCCAGTCGCGACCCCTCGCCCCTGTCTGTCTTCAAGCCCGCCGGCCCCAGCGGCGCGTGATGTGCGCCGGCGACACGGTCCAACGAGGGACGCGCTTCGTCGTACCGGGATGATTGCCCGACCTGTCCCGGCGACAGCGAAGGCATTGTCGTGGATGCCGGCATCGATTTATGGTCCGGCGCCAAGCTGGCTGTGGTGACGCCTGCCCATCAATTCCCGCTGGGATGGCTCTCAGCCAACAAAGGCGTCGTCGCGTGCTCTCCTGGGCTCGGTCCTCGAAGGGCTGGATAGTCGAGGACGATTACTACACCGAATTTCATTTCGTCGGGAAGCCTCCCGACTCTCTCGCGGGCGCCGGCGGGTACGAGCGCGTTGTATATATCGGGACGTTCAGCAAGGTGCTGAATCCGTCGTTGCGTATCGGCTACGTCGTGGTACCGCCCGCGCTGGTCGAGCGGTTCTCCCAAATCCGTCGCATCATCGATGGCCACCAACCGCATTTCATGCAGGCTGTTGTGCACCGCTTCATCGAAGACGGGAACTTCGATCGCCATCTTGGCAAGATGAGGGCGCTGTATCCGAGACGGCGACGCGATCTCGTAGCAGCGATCACAGACGAGACCGGCGGTCGCTTAAGGCCGATCGAGGCGGCTGGCGGTACACATCTCACTGCCCTGTTTGATGAAGACATTGATGATGTTGCGTTCGCCCAAGCAATCAAACGCGCCGGTGTTAAAATGACACCTCTCACGTCGTTCCGCGTTCGATCCGGTGAGCCGGGACTGGTACTCGGATCTTCAAACTGCTCGCACTCGGCGCTTGACGGTGCCATGAACCAGCTTCACAAGACTCTTTCGTCCGCTTCCTACCCGAAAACGATTGCAAAGCGGCCTCAAGCGAGGTTGCTCGGCCCGCACCGTCCGGAGGCGGCCATTCCGGCGCCAGCGAAATGCAGCAGAACCACAAGCGGATCGTGAAAGGGGAGATGCGGAAGCCGTTTACGCGGGTCCATTAATGGAGTGGGCTGTAGGGTATCTGCAGGTGCCGTTTCGCTAGAAGTAAATCATGCGGACGGGTCAGTCGGATCTCGTCGCCCAACCTCTGCATGGAAGCTTGCGGCGGTTGGAAACACGCCTCCGTCCAACGCCGGCCGGCCGCACTTGGAAAGCAAAGCGCGTTGGATGCTTCTCTTCCCAGGAAGCTTTATGGCTTTTATAGACTGCAAAGCCAAAATGCGAAAGAGGAGAGAAACTCTTGCCCAACAACCGTAACGCACAAATCCCTACAATGGCCCCGAATTCGCTTCCCATCGCGGCCGTGACATCAGCTGCTAGCGGCGTCTTAGCGGCAATCCTGTTCGCAACTTTTCTCGGCCCCGCTCCGTCAACAAGCGCCTCGCTTCTCTTGCCCAAGTTCTTGTACGCGACTTTTGCGGATCTCTGCAGCTCGCAAACTGATCGCAGCTACACCATGGAGTCTGCCGCAGAACGCCCCGGGGCCGTCGCAGAGGTCATCTCCACCGAAAAACTTTCTCACGTTCCGGGCAAGAATATCTCTCTGGTTCGAGTGAAATTTCCTCCGGGAGGCTGGTCGCCCAAGCATTACCATGGAGGCTCCGTAACAGTCCACGTACTCTCTGGTACCATTCGTTCGCAGATCGAGGGAACGCCGGCCGCAACCTACGGTCCAGGAGAGACGTTCTTTGAGCCGTTGGGAGCGATTCATATATTTGCTGAGAACGTCAGCCGCACTGACTCCGCAGAGGTGCTTGCGGTTTTTGTTCACGATGAGGGGGCGACGCTTACCACACATTTCTGAACCACCACACCGGACGGAAGAGGCGAGTTGCTGCAGCTCACTAGAATATACGGGCAATTTCTCGCGCTTGCTGTTTCGCTTTTTCGAGAGCCACTACCGACTCAGAAAATGCGGCTGACGTCGGCGCAACGACGATCGATTGGATGTCTCTGCATCCGATAACGCGTAACCAGTGATCGAAATACCGCTTCTGATGGTCCATGCCGGTCATCCCCGACCCTTCCCCATAATCGAACGAACTACTGTAGATTGCGACGACAGGCTTGTTAACAAGCCCGACATATCCGGCTTTTGGCGACCACTCAAACAACAATCCAGGCTGCGTAATTGTATCAATGTACTTCTTTAGAATAAACGGGATACCCCAATTCCACATCGGCACGCTAAAAATGTATTTGTCGTAAGCCTTGAACTTCTCGGCTTCATCCACAATGCGGCGCCAGACTGACCGTTCGGATTCGGAATGGTTAGCGCGTCGCAGCACCGCATACTTCGCCTCGATTGCGACGGAGTCGAGTTCAGGAAGGTCGTACGACCATAAATCAATTCGGTCCACGACGTCAGATCCATTTATCGAGACGTATTCGTTGACGAAGGCGTCGGCGATCTTTGTAGAGCAACCTCGCGGGCGAGGCGAGGACGATATGCGGAGAATTCGGGCCATGACGAACAACACTCCAGTTATCTTCCTAGGATGATAATTCTATAACGCCAGGCAATCCATCCTGTCGTGCGCAAAAAGCGGCCAACGTTGCTGAATGATGCGGCAAATTTAGCGGATTAGCGAGCCTAGGTAGTTTTGCTGATTTCGTCGCTTGCCCAACCGCGCGACACACCTTGACACACTATCTTCCTTGGAAGATTATATGATGACTAGTCTAAGATGTTGAACCGACATTGGTCGCTGAATCATGCCGACCAACTTGGTGCGATGTGCACAACACGCGAGCCATTTCCATAACGAGCAGCGCCGTTCAACTGTTCAACTTTTGAATCCGGCTCCCGTTGCGCCTATCCCCGATCTCACTGAACATGATCCCGCATAGAACGCCGCCGTCTCATACCCGATGATTGAAATTGAGTATTGGAAACCGTTCTCATTCGAGCAGACGCTTCTTGTATGCATCCGGGTCCATGTCGCGGATATCGACGCTTATGCTGTATGTGCTCGTGAGGAGCTCGGACAGTGCTCTTCGAAGTTCCACGCTCAGCGCTTGCTTCTGTTGTCCCGTCCTGCCGGCGAGCAAGTATAGCGAGACATGAAAAAATGATCGGGCTTCTCCAGCCACCAAAAAGTCGTCAAACCTTTGAGCTCGGATCTTCAAATCCTCCGCCTTAACGACACCGGTCGAAGCAGCCGCGTTATGCAGGGAAAGGAGAATCTTGCCGATCGGCGGCATTTCCTGTTTCGCCGAGTAGTGACAGACAATATGGGGCAATCGCGTCCCTCTGTTTAAATGTCGAAGAATACGGTTTCGTTGTCGCCCTGCAGGTGGATGTCGAAGCGATAGACCGTACCCTGAGCGTCGCTTTCCTTCTTGGCCACCAGAGAATCACGACGATCCGCAGGTACGAGCGCCAGTATAGGATCGGATGCGTTCGCGACCTCATCCGAGAAATAAATCCTGGTTTGCGCCTGCCGCGTCATGCCCCGCGCGTAGACCGCAAGCACGATGTGCGGCGCCTGCTGCCTGTCGTTTGGGCCCGGCACCGAACCCGGCTTGATTGTCTTGAAATTGTACTTTCCATCGCTGCTCGTACCGCAGCGTCCGAACCCGCGAAATGCCAGGTTCTGCAGCGAGCGTCCGCCCTGCGGATCGCTAAAGCGACCCTGCCCGTCGGGCTGCCAGATTTCGAGCATCGAATCCGAAACGATCTTGCCGTCGCCGTCGAACACCCTACCCTCGATGCGGATGCGCTCGCCCGACACATCCGGAGTGGCCAGATCGTTGGTAAAGGCGTCGTTCCAGGCATAGTCGTCACCCGGCGTCAGGCCATATTTGAAATATGGGCCGACGGTCTGCGATGGGGTAATGCCGGTCATCAATGGGTCTCCAGCGGCGTGGCGTTGCGCCCTCGCAGCACGATATTGAAACGATAGGCAAGCGCCCAGTCGGGCTGGGTGCTGTCGAGGTCGAAACTGGACACCATGCGCATCCGGGCTTTTTCGTCCGCCACGGAATTGAAAATCGGGTCGAACTCGAACAAGGGATCATTGGGGAAATACATCTGCGTCACGACACGCGACAGGAAGGAGTGCCCAAACACTGAAAAATGGATGTGCGCCGGCCGCCAGGCATTCTTGTGATTTCCCCAAGGATAGGCGCCAGGCTTGATCGTGACAAATCGATAGTAGCCCTTTTCGTCGGTCACCGCGCGCCCGGCGCCCGTGAAATTGGGATCCAGGGGCGCTGGGTGCTGATCGACGACGTGTATGTAGCGGCCGCAGGCGTTGGCCTGCCATAGCTCGACCAACGTGTTGGCGACGCCGCGACCATCCTCGTCCAGCACGTGGCCATGGACGATGATACGCTCGCCAATGGGCTCACCGGCGTGCTGGACCGTCAGGTCGTTGTCACGCTCACGCACGGTTTCGTGGCCATAGACCGGTCCCGTCAGTTCGGACAAGGTAAGCGGCATGATGATCAAGGGCTTCGCGGGCGCACGCTTGATCGTGCTCTTGTAACCAGCAAAAAGCCGCGGGGCGAAGCTTTCCTCGGTACTTTCGCGCGGATAGACGAACGTCATAAGACTCTTCTCACTTCGGTTGTCACTATCGAAACTCAGGGTGGCTCGGTTACAGGGCCCCACAAGCAATCTGCAAACCAGCGGCCGGCAACAATTACTTCGGCGCTTCGAAATCGTACGAGATACGGCCCGCCGGAAGGTAGAACAGGGCAATCACGGCTCCCCCTCTTACCTCGGGATAATGCCGGCTTCCAGGATCCGGCGCGGTCCAACCCGGTCCTTGCCAGCCCTGCAAGCCTTTGAGCTCTGCGCCCTCATCGATCGGAATGACTACATTCAGCTCTCCATAGGGGTGGCCGTGATACTGGCCGCGCAGTACATCGTCGTCGTGCTTGTCCTTGAATCGTTTGGGGTCCTTGCTGTCCATGTAGACAGCGGTGATGCTGAAATGGAAGCTCTCAGGCGATGGCTCCAGTATCCTGCTGCGCCGGTAGTTGGGTCCGTCCACTTCCTGATTGGCAGCCCACCCCTCTTTCACGCCGAGCTTGATCAGCCTGGCGAGGTCCTTATAGAGCTCACTGTTTTCACCGTACTTCTTGTTCAGCCACTTCTCCATGTCTGCGCCCGGGGTCATGTCCTTGACCTCCTGAAGAAATGGAATACTACGTTGAATTAAGTCTTCCCGGTGTCCCATCGATCCTATCCTTTCGCTCGTGCTCAGTCTTCGAAGCCGATAAACCTTGTGAATTCGCTTACGGCGACTCTCGGCATCAATCTGCCTGAACTCACCAACTCGTCTTCCGCAAAGCCGATTGAAACGCCGCAGACGACCATTTGCTCGGCCGGGATCGGAAGAAATTCCCTAAGCACAATGTGATACTTCGAGAATGTCTCTTGCGGGCAGGTCTGAA
This portion of the Bradyrhizobium sp. AZCC 2262 genome encodes:
- a CDS encoding 2Fe-2S iron-sulfur cluster-binding protein codes for the protein MSRVKYVQQDGAECVLEIGSGVSVMLAAVRNGVSGIEGECGGCLDCATCHVYVDEAQMGALPSPNDDELELLGTVAAPRKPNSRLSCQLKPPFPTDTLTIYVPEAQS
- a CDS encoding NAD(P)/FAD-dependent oxidoreductase encodes the protein MNGLVVIGASYAGVQGALSARDSGYSEPITIVADEEWMPYQRPPLSKDFLVDLATEDSLVLRDKAFFANKGIELVLGARATDIDRSSRKVVLGDHSELVFDKLLIGTGSHARKLPVPGADLDGVRYLRTMQDAIDLKAALRDATEIVVVGGGFIGLEVAASASKLGKKVTVLESAGRLLERAVSPTISEFLLDMHLQHGVDVQLGETVVSMDGQSGRVTSVNCKNRASIRADLVLVGVGGLPNDQIAKSAGLNCLNGVVVDDHGRTSDPNIFAAGDCATHFNTFASDWLRLESVQNAQDQAKAAGLAIAGSTGPYASVPRFWSDQYDAKLQIVGLSRNFDDQAIRGSIDDGKFSVFYYRKSKLVAVDSINRAGDQMAARRLIAGGISPAPDQIRDPSFDLKSLLKSAAGVGV
- a CDS encoding IclR family transcriptional regulator domain-containing protein → MPKLKRTAEETEARREGPEFIESLDRGLRVLQSFGIDRRPMTLSDIAKIANLPRATARRILMTLQKSGFVSGDERLFSLTPHVLTLASAYLASNQISTVMQPLMDDVSSKAKEVCSLALLDGNEVVFVARASPARVFPSGIDIGYRLPAFCTSVGRVLLGRLSNEDLAAAIDAIPVKSETPETIVDKHLIVATIITDRSKGYSLVDQEAEAGFRSVSVPIHRYDGTIIAAANIGAHIDRITTGEMIDRFVPLLRDMSATAKPLLV
- a CDS encoding MarR family winged helix-turn-helix transcriptional regulator — its product is MFDDIESAWLVERPDLNLAVACTLLRMERANHLHEARVHAISKTIGLQTGELHVLLALRRSGKPYELRPTDLFRALLVTSGAMTKRVGRLQDGGFILRVSANDDGRSELVRLTAKGLAVADRGIAEIARVVEHVKIASGLTDQEIDGLDRSLRKLLSVQTLKLPNELKKSAARRRAS
- a CDS encoding ABC transporter substrate-binding protein codes for the protein MKISRRQLALVVAFSAMLSTAHAADGEIVLGQTMPYSGPASALSAIGKVQTRYFQMINERGGINGRKIKLISLDDAYSPPKAVEQTRKLVESEEAIAIFGSMGTAQNSAVQKYLNAKKVPQLFVFAASDRFADPKTSPYSISGMTLFSTEATIYADLVADTIPHAKVAVLYQNDDYGREYLRGFKTQLAKRDPAAEIVAATAYEVTSPTVESQVIALAATNASVFLNASTGKFTSQAIRKAGEIGWRAQQFLPIGSNFISTILRPGGLEYAKGAISATPTKSVGDPEWANDPAYLEWLAFMKKYYPDGDLEDQLNFTGWNIAVLMTKVIEACGSDVSSANLMKQATSLNKVELPGLIPGVTVNTSADDYRLIKTLRAQRFDGSHWTPLAEKLSVQ
- a CDS encoding Rieske (2Fe-2S) protein yields the protein MSAWQALCPVSKLSDGEPVGVKLGDLRVALYMVNGEVFATDDVCPHAYALLSSGFLEEYVIECPLHGAMFDVRSGRCQTTTYRDVRTYTVEVRDGEVFVDLDTADAA
- a CDS encoding Rieske 2Fe-2S domain-containing protein, whose amino-acid sequence is MVTREENELLCRVTGDAPMGKMLRQHYWLPAVLSVRVKKGEAPVRVKLFGQNFVAFRGADGKVGFLDEACPHRGASLALARVEDCSLRCLFHGWKISSGGEVLDVPNEPNSPKEFAKTVKVKAYPVREGAGLVWVWLGEGEAPPCCDFEWMDLPPDQVYAAGIELNANWLQGVEATIDSSHVALLHASWTTNSATDFAATRENTAVSYEFDRKSYGFRAAALRSAPDGSCVARVTEFVMPYYGLIAPIFTGPNQDRTAIIAVPIDDENLIQWYIYYNPVKPVDSWRRTQRANQWPMAGGLPGDKSTNWGQNRQIMDAGNNTGFFEIVIEDFVVMVSMGPIVDRSAEYLCSADQAIVRVRRQLLEEVKAFMAGKTPKSAQCETMSYRDIRAVGGRLATASEDWRQIAP
- a CDS encoding SDR family NAD(P)-dependent oxidoreductase, whose translation is MSTKRLEGCIAVVTGGSRGVGKGVALGLAEAGATIFVTARTRKSGTADWPGSLDETIAEIAQAGGTGIGLECDHSDDKAVKEVFLRIQRDCGGLDLLVNNVFAAPNVMPVNVPFWEVPVSVWDLMHDVGLRSHFVASQLSVPLMLGRGNGLIVNTSSGGGIRYTFNVPFGVQKSGVDRMARDMAHELKPYGIAAVSIWPGYIKSEKLAAQPDRVPPALAKLIAERGETPIFVGRAVAALASDSLVMNKTGQILLASELAAEYGFTDIDGRVPPAPSRDPSPLSVFKPAGPSGA